In Actinoplanes sp. NBC_00393, a single genomic region encodes these proteins:
- a CDS encoding caspase, EACC1-associated type, with the protein MGRRVALLIATYEYRDAGLRRLTAPAHDVEALTAVLGDPRIAGFEVTTLVNEPHHRVGEAIGDFYRDRRRDDLTLLYFTGHGLKDDRGRLHLAMADTRRDSLMFTAISAEQIDQAMEGCGSRRKVLILDCCYSGAYPPGRLAKADDQVHTLQRFQGHGRTVLTASDATQYSFEGDRSSGDAAQSVFTRHLTAGLRDGSADLDGDGDITIDELYSYVYDRVVEDTPQQRPKKQDDVQGRTVIARNVNWDLPGYLRNALNSPIATDRLGALDALARLYRMGNETVRVRARTEIEKLTGDDSRTVSAAATDRLQTLTTADPVIEPAVPPPKPAPEKPPPEKVAPEKARPAKKRPEKTPLKMPRMPARRERLAVAAGALAILAGLLIAAGPITREFTSGVLVSGPSADHPWYAAGIAVAAVAAGLGLLRRATRPLVGPGLLLGVAAASCWGLAFFTGELIRDALLGDPWREPRLELLGHLLLIAAAVLAGLHLHRDRTVRLRLTVPRDRAARAVLLVCALATVGGALALGVQLYELVQLRETYPGLGDLATHTWPYAIAVVLALLVPLMAALAAPARFALALLTGWITGGWAISLTTGTWIRGHPDPGRTWAILFGAALLVLLVAAEVLARRPGGGTVRLTRRLLAATLGVTLIVGCGAVLLVDRLTPASGLLVRLVNRLAVSPRGDRLYATALLRPPFAGRDTGERGELIVIDSKTERPVGEPIALRPSPVGVAVKADDGAYLYVADRDSDAVTVLSTRENATIGDVIGVGDEPSDVAMTRDGGRVYVTNSGSRTMTIIQTSNNGIIGTPVELGDDAGASAVSPDGRWVYTTNGAAEQGPYRLTVMDADNNLPVGQVTLPGRPNSLEPSPDGKRLYIGSDQAGEVNRLWMMDTASRQVSEVAAADAGFADMAVHPDGSRLYAIDLVEGVTVVDLTAKRIVGRPVDVGLAVDVAVSPDGERVYVANASAGTVSVLSTTDLNRVTTIDLAS; encoded by the coding sequence GTGGGCCGGCGGGTCGCGCTGCTGATCGCGACGTACGAGTACCGCGACGCCGGCCTGCGCCGTCTCACTGCGCCGGCACACGACGTCGAGGCGCTGACCGCCGTGCTCGGCGACCCGCGGATCGCCGGTTTCGAGGTGACCACCCTGGTCAACGAACCGCACCACCGTGTCGGTGAGGCGATCGGCGACTTCTACCGCGACCGGCGACGCGACGATCTCACCCTGCTGTATTTCACCGGGCACGGTCTGAAGGACGACCGGGGCCGGCTGCACCTGGCCATGGCCGACACCCGCCGGGACAGCCTGATGTTCACCGCGATCTCGGCCGAGCAGATCGACCAGGCGATGGAGGGCTGCGGCAGCCGGCGCAAGGTGCTGATCCTGGACTGCTGCTACAGCGGGGCGTACCCGCCTGGGCGACTGGCCAAGGCGGACGACCAGGTGCACACGTTGCAGCGGTTCCAGGGCCACGGGCGTACCGTGCTGACCGCCTCCGACGCCACCCAGTACTCGTTCGAAGGCGACCGGAGCAGCGGCGACGCGGCGCAGTCGGTGTTCACCCGGCATCTGACCGCGGGTCTGCGCGACGGCAGCGCCGATCTGGACGGTGACGGAGACATCACGATCGACGAGCTGTACAGCTACGTCTACGACCGGGTCGTCGAGGACACCCCGCAGCAGCGGCCGAAGAAGCAGGACGACGTGCAAGGGCGAACGGTCATCGCCCGCAACGTCAACTGGGACCTTCCGGGGTATCTGCGCAACGCGCTGAACAGCCCGATCGCCACCGACCGGCTGGGCGCGCTGGACGCGCTGGCCCGTCTGTATCGCATGGGCAACGAGACGGTACGGGTTCGCGCCCGCACCGAGATCGAGAAGCTGACCGGCGACGACAGCCGTACCGTGTCCGCCGCGGCCACCGACCGCTTGCAGACGCTCACCACCGCGGACCCGGTGATCGAACCGGCCGTGCCCCCACCGAAGCCCGCCCCGGAGAAGCCGCCGCCGGAGAAGGTGGCGCCGGAGAAGGCGCGGCCGGCGAAGAAGCGGCCGGAGAAGACGCCGCTCAAGATGCCGCGCATGCCGGCCCGGCGGGAGAGGCTCGCGGTGGCGGCCGGCGCCCTGGCGATCCTGGCGGGCCTCCTCATCGCCGCCGGGCCGATCACCCGCGAGTTCACCAGCGGCGTCCTGGTGTCCGGCCCGAGCGCCGACCACCCGTGGTACGCCGCCGGGATCGCCGTCGCCGCGGTCGCGGCCGGCCTGGGGCTGCTGCGCCGGGCGACCCGCCCGCTCGTCGGTCCGGGCCTGCTGCTCGGCGTGGCCGCCGCCTCCTGCTGGGGGCTGGCGTTCTTCACCGGCGAACTGATCCGCGACGCACTGCTCGGCGACCCGTGGCGTGAGCCGCGCCTGGAACTGCTCGGCCATCTGCTCCTGATCGCCGCCGCCGTTCTCGCCGGGCTGCACCTGCACCGCGACCGGACAGTGCGCCTGCGGCTGACGGTTCCGCGCGACCGTGCCGCCCGGGCCGTGCTGCTGGTGTGCGCGCTCGCGACGGTCGGCGGCGCACTGGCATTGGGCGTGCAGCTCTACGAACTCGTGCAACTGCGCGAGACGTACCCCGGCCTCGGTGACCTGGCCACGCACACCTGGCCGTACGCGATCGCGGTGGTGCTCGCCCTGCTGGTGCCGCTGATGGCGGCCTTGGCCGCCCCGGCCCGATTCGCTCTGGCGCTGCTCACCGGTTGGATCACGGGCGGCTGGGCGATCAGCCTGACCACCGGAACCTGGATACGCGGGCACCCGGATCCCGGCCGCACCTGGGCCATCCTGTTCGGCGCGGCCCTGCTGGTGCTGCTCGTCGCCGCCGAGGTCCTGGCCCGCCGCCCGGGCGGCGGCACCGTGCGGCTAACCCGGCGCCTGCTGGCCGCGACGCTGGGCGTGACGCTGATCGTCGGGTGCGGCGCGGTGCTGCTCGTCGACCGGTTGACACCGGCGTCCGGGCTTCTGGTGCGGTTGGTGAACCGGCTGGCAGTCAGCCCGCGTGGTGACCGGCTGTATGCGACGGCACTGCTGCGCCCACCTTTCGCCGGCCGGGACACCGGGGAGCGCGGCGAGCTGATCGTGATCGACTCGAAGACCGAGAGGCCGGTCGGTGAGCCGATCGCGCTGCGCCCCTCACCGGTCGGGGTGGCGGTCAAGGCTGACGACGGCGCCTACCTCTATGTCGCCGACCGGGATTCCGATGCCGTGACGGTGCTGAGCACCCGGGAGAACGCGACGATCGGCGACGTGATCGGCGTCGGCGACGAGCCCAGCGACGTGGCGATGACCCGCGACGGCGGCCGGGTGTATGTCACCAACAGCGGCTCGAGAACGATGACCATCATTCAGACTTCGAACAACGGCATCATCGGTACGCCGGTCGAGCTCGGCGACGACGCCGGCGCCTCCGCCGTCAGCCCCGACGGCAGATGGGTGTACACCACCAACGGCGCCGCCGAGCAGGGTCCGTACCGGCTCACCGTGATGGACGCCGACAACAACCTTCCCGTCGGCCAGGTGACCTTGCCCGGCCGGCCCAATTCGCTGGAGCCCAGCCCGGACGGCAAGCGGTTGTACATCGGCAGTGACCAGGCCGGTGAGGTGAACCGGCTGTGGATGATGGACACCGCATCGCGGCAGGTCAGCGAGGTGGCCGCCGCGGACGCCGGGTTCGCCGACATGGCCGTCCACCCCGACGGCAGCCGGCTCTACGCCATCGACCTGGTCGAGGGCGTGACCGTCGTCGACCTGACGGCGAAGCGGATCGTCGGCCGCCCGGTCGACGTCGGTCTGGCGGTCGACGTGGCCGTCAGCCCGGACGGGGAACGCGTCTACGTGGCGAACGCGTCGGCCGGCACCGTCTCGGTGTTGTCCACGACCGACCTGAACCGTGTCACCACCATCGACCTCGCCTCGTGA
- a CDS encoding effector-associated constant component EACC1 has protein sequence MSVDGVTQVLVVLEADDEIDAETHERLAHRLRAEIADLDVEAVTAAPAAAAPANAKGDPVTIGALVVALSASGGVFTALIETARDWLGRQHGRHRISVTVDGDTIELERASSAQQRELIDAFLQRHRTE, from the coding sequence ATGAGCGTCGACGGCGTGACGCAAGTGCTGGTCGTCCTGGAGGCTGACGACGAGATCGACGCGGAGACCCACGAGCGGCTCGCTCACCGGTTGCGCGCCGAGATCGCCGACCTCGATGTCGAAGCGGTCACCGCGGCGCCGGCTGCGGCCGCGCCGGCGAACGCGAAGGGCGACCCGGTCACCATCGGAGCACTCGTCGTGGCACTGAGCGCGTCCGGTGGTGTGTTCACCGCCCTCATCGAGACGGCGCGGGACTGGCTCGGCCGCCAGCACGGGCGGCACCGGATCAGCGTGACCGTCGACGGCGACACCATCGAACTGGAGCGGGCGTCGTCGGCGCAGCAGCGTGAGCTGATCGACGCGTTCCTGCAGCGGCACCGTACGGAGTGA